One stretch of Candidatus Deferrimicrobium sp. DNA includes these proteins:
- a CDS encoding enoyl-CoA hydratase/isomerase family protein — protein sequence MSEVVQVERNGGVATVRMNRPDRLNAYNPEMGKALLSAVAEASVDPSVRCIVLTGKGKAFSAGGDVEFMATFREEGHGKFLDLAIRLHMLIASLRKAPKPVIAAVNGVAAGAGFSMALACDIAVATASARFTLGYQNIGLSPDGGMTFFLARALGTQRAMEMTLLSKVLSSEQAAAWGLVQQVIPDADFAAQTVALAERLAAGPTLAYARAKELYNRALSQPLETQLEEERQSIARSAATRDFREGVDAFLEKRPARFEGR from the coding sequence ATGAGCGAAGTCGTACAGGTAGAACGGAACGGGGGGGTCGCCACGGTCCGGATGAACCGGCCGGACCGGTTGAATGCCTACAACCCGGAGATGGGGAAGGCGCTGCTGTCAGCGGTCGCGGAAGCGTCGGTGGATCCATCGGTCCGATGCATCGTGCTCACCGGCAAGGGGAAAGCGTTCTCCGCGGGGGGAGACGTCGAGTTCATGGCGACGTTCCGGGAGGAAGGACACGGGAAGTTCCTCGATCTCGCGATCCGCCTGCACATGCTGATCGCATCGCTGCGGAAAGCGCCGAAACCGGTGATCGCCGCGGTGAACGGCGTCGCCGCGGGAGCGGGGTTCTCGATGGCGCTGGCGTGCGATATCGCGGTCGCGACGGCCTCTGCGCGGTTCACGCTCGGGTACCAGAACATCGGGCTTTCCCCCGACGGGGGGATGACGTTCTTCCTTGCGCGGGCGCTGGGCACCCAGCGGGCGATGGAGATGACGCTCTTGTCGAAGGTCCTCTCCTCAGAGCAGGCCGCAGCGTGGGGATTGGTCCAGCAGGTGATCCCGGACGCGGACTTCGCAGCGCAAACCGTTGCCCTCGCCGAGCGTCTCGCCGCGGGACCGACGCTGGCCTACGCGCGTGCGAAGGAGCTGTACAACCGCGCGCTGTCCCAACCGCTGGAGACGCAGCTCGAGGAGGAGCGGCAGAGCATCGCCCGCTCCGCGGCGACCCGCGATTTCCGCGAAGGTGTCGACGCCTTCCTGGAAAAGCGGCCGGCGCGGTTCGAAGGGCGATAA